In a single window of the Salvia splendens isolate huo1 unplaced genomic scaffold, SspV2 ctg510, whole genome shotgun sequence genome:
- the LOC121790421 gene encoding protein LNK3-like: MTFDFGDYVRDTTSTPHFSHQQELEAEIRMFEQQSDQCEDTNEYISMDESALLELQNLTQQLAETTRVCFRDSLYRLAENSRYQTECSQNGKQDMYNCKSMSSSGPSRSHESNSEDMKSIDRTVATLLFTTMQLCNSTSTTSDVEYKANSYWCDPCSSALSLPGGDAEVPTFD; encoded by the exons AtgacatttgattttggtgattATGTCCGAGACACTACAAGCACACCCCATTTTTCACACCAACAG GAACTGGAGGCTGAAATTCGCATGTTCGAGCAACAATCTGATCAATGTGAAGATACGAATGAGTATATATCCATGGACGAATCTGCGTTACTGGAGCTACAGAATTTGACTCAGCAG TTGGCCGAGACGACCAGAGTTTGCTTTCGCGATTCTCTGTACCGCCTGGCAGAGAACTCGAGATACCAGACAGAATGCAGCCAGAATGGAAAACAAGACATGTACAACTGCAAATCAATGTCTAGCTCTGGACCATCCag GTCTCATGAATCCAACTCTGAGGACATGAAATCCATCGACAGAACAGTTGCTACGCTCTTGTTCACCACGATGCAGTTGTGCAATTCAACTTCAACAACGTCAGATGTCGAATACAAGGCCAACTCGTATTGGTGCGATCCATGCTCCTCAGCTCTGTCTCTGCCAGGAGGCGACGCTGAGGTCCCGACATTCGATTAG